Part of the bacterium genome is shown below.
ACCCCATCATTTTGAATTTATGCAAAATCTTCCAAAAACCCCGACAGGTAAAATATTGAAGAGAACATTGCGAAACCAGGCAAAAGAAGGGAACAGTACCCTATGAAAATAATACGCGCCATTCATCCTTTCCCGGACAATAAAAAAGCAGTACTTGCTATCGGCAACTTTGACGGCGTCCATCTCGGACACCAGGCGATATTTAAAGAGATGATTAAAGAAAAAAATAACATAAACGGTAAGGCAATAGTTTTGACTTTTGAACCGCACCCGTTTAAATTTTTGCACCCGGAAAAAGAAATTCTGCTTCTCACGCCGTTTCATGAAAAAATGGAGATGCTTGAAAAGTCCGGGATTGACACAGCCATATGCATTCCTTTCACCAGGGAATTTTCTTCCATTCCCGCCGGGGATTTTATTAAAAATGTTCTTTATGACAACTTAAAAATTTCTTCGATTTTTGCCGGGGAAGACTTTAATTTCGGGAAGGATAAAAAAGGTTCTTATGAATTGTTAAAAAAGAATTCCGGGAAATACGGTTTTAAAGTAAACCTGGTTAAAACCTTATTTCTTGATAATATTATTGTTAGCAGTACCAATATCAGGAAATTCCTGCTCCAGGGGGAAATCGAAACGGCAAATAAATTATTAGGCAGGCCGTATTCCATCAGGGGTAAAATTGTCCACGGCAAAGGGCTTAAATTTGAAATTCC
Proteins encoded:
- a CDS encoding bifunctional riboflavin kinase/FAD synthetase — encoded protein: MKIIRAIHPFPDNKKAVLAIGNFDGVHLGHQAIFKEMIKEKNNINGKAIVLTFEPHPFKFLHPEKEILLLTPFHEKMEMLEKSGIDTAICIPFTREFSSIPAGDFIKNVLYDNLKISSIFAGEDFNFGKDKKGSYELLKKNSGKYGFKVNLVKTLFLDNIIVSSTNIRKFLLQGEIETANKLLGRPYSIRGKIVHGKGLKFEIPTATLEPHHELIPGQGVYAVRVEFSGKKYAGAANIGITYPYGSYKPTVEIHILNFNETIYHEFIKVEFLKFIREEKIFASQNELITQIKKDIEEIKKEKILSDY